A window from Mesorhizobium sp. WSM2240 encodes these proteins:
- the ectB gene encoding diaminobutyrate--2-oxoglutarate transaminase, which translates to MNTDVFTAHESNVQRYGRSFPTVFTKALGATIWDEAGKTYIDFLVGSGALNYGHNNPNIMAPAIEYLVGENILLSLDMHTAAKREFIEVFVDSILKPRGLSYKIQFPGPTGTNANEAALALARKYTGRSSVMAFTNAFHGMSLGSLAVSGSASTRELGGVARHDVIRVPYDGYPNQAFDSASYIDHLLGDPGSGIEKPAAIILETIQAEGGMNTASAAWLTDIQRICRKHGVVFIVDDIQAGAGRTGDFFSFEFAKIQPDIVCLSKSFSGSGSPFSIVLIRPDLDIWNPGEHSGTFRGNNLAFVTAGAMCKLWSDRQFTAGVERTAVKLQALLDRLVAKFPKCIEQKRGRGLMAGLKCRSPAIVGRVHDVAFENGLLIESSGPNRDVIKVLPPITISDDELHDGIAILDQALQEQDND; encoded by the coding sequence ATGAATACCGACGTTTTTACGGCTCATGAATCCAACGTTCAGCGCTATGGGCGGTCGTTTCCCACCGTGTTCACGAAGGCCCTTGGGGCGACAATCTGGGACGAGGCCGGCAAGACTTATATTGACTTTCTTGTGGGGTCCGGCGCACTCAACTACGGACACAACAATCCAAATATTATGGCGCCAGCGATTGAATATCTCGTTGGCGAGAACATCCTTCTATCGCTGGACATGCATACAGCAGCAAAGAGGGAATTCATCGAGGTGTTTGTCGATTCGATTCTGAAACCCCGGGGCCTTTCTTACAAGATACAGTTCCCCGGGCCAACGGGCACAAACGCTAACGAAGCGGCGCTGGCGCTGGCGCGAAAATATACGGGCCGATCGAGCGTCATGGCCTTCACAAATGCCTTCCACGGCATGTCGCTCGGCTCGCTGGCGGTGTCGGGTTCGGCGTCAACCAGGGAGCTCGGCGGCGTTGCTCGCCACGATGTGATCCGTGTTCCCTACGATGGCTATCCAAATCAAGCTTTCGATTCCGCGAGTTACATTGATCACCTATTGGGCGACCCAGGAAGCGGCATAGAAAAGCCCGCCGCAATCATTCTGGAAACCATCCAGGCAGAAGGCGGCATGAACACCGCATCCGCAGCGTGGCTCACAGACATTCAGCGCATTTGCCGCAAGCACGGCGTCGTTTTCATCGTCGACGACATTCAGGCAGGTGCGGGGCGAACGGGCGACTTCTTTTCGTTCGAGTTCGCCAAAATCCAACCCGACATCGTCTGCCTTTCGAAATCCTTCAGCGGTTCAGGCAGTCCGTTTTCCATTGTTCTGATCCGCCCCGATTTAGACATATGGAATCCCGGAGAACATAGCGGGACCTTCAGAGGCAACAATCTCGCCTTCGTGACTGCAGGGGCAATGTGCAAATTGTGGTCCGACAGGCAGTTTACTGCAGGCGTCGAGCGAACAGCCGTCAAACTGCAAGCACTCCTTGATCGCCTCGTTGCGAAATTTCCCAAGTGCATCGAACAAAAGCGCGGCCGCGGCCTGATGGCCGGTCTCAAGTGCCGTTCACCGGCCATTGTCGGCCGTGTGCACGATGTCGCGTTCGAAAACGGCCTGCTGATCGAATCATCAGGACCAAATCGCGACGTCATCAAAGTCCTCCCGCCAATAACCATCAGCGATGACGAACTCCATGATGGCATCGCCATCCTCGATCAGGCACTACAGGAGCAAGACAATGACTGA
- a CDS encoding IS110 family transposase — protein MDTHRTFGEVVIWEDGRLRHVGRVDMTRTALEGFGKTLLADDEVVIEATGNCMAVSRVLSPCVKRVVIANPLQVKAIAHAHVKTDKIDAGTLASLYAAGYLPEIWTPDAATERMRRLVARRYQVVRHRTRIKNEVHSILYAHLIPRCPHADLFGRLGRAWLIGQPVPDDERAAIERHIRELDRLGDDLRVLDREIAERALDDAAIKRLLTITGVNLAVAAGLMAAIGDIGRFSSPQKLVSYFGLNPRVRQSGLGAAHHGRISKVGRSHARAMLVEAAWAAAKTPGPLHAFFVRIRARRGHQVAAVAVAHKLTVLVWHMLTKEADYLWARPSLVAHKMRSMELQAGKPQKKGNSRGPTYAYNVKDLRNQEMRIAEQAQKGYEHFVEAWRPRLPKEKARGRLSPARLE, from the coding sequence ATCGACACGCACCGCACCTTTGGGGAGGTGGTGATCTGGGAAGATGGTCGACTGCGGCATGTGGGCCGGGTCGACATGACGCGAACCGCGCTGGAAGGCTTCGGCAAAACCCTTCTGGCCGACGACGAGGTGGTCATCGAAGCCACTGGCAACTGCATGGCGGTCTCTCGGGTGCTGTCGCCATGCGTGAAGCGGGTGGTGATCGCCAACCCGCTGCAGGTGAAGGCGATCGCGCACGCCCATGTGAAGACCGACAAGATCGACGCCGGCACGCTGGCCAGCTTGTACGCAGCCGGCTACCTGCCGGAGATCTGGACACCGGATGCCGCCACCGAGCGGATGCGCAGACTGGTCGCGCGGCGCTACCAGGTCGTGCGGCATCGGACCCGGATCAAGAACGAGGTACATTCGATCCTCTACGCTCATCTGATTCCACGGTGTCCCCATGCGGACCTGTTCGGGCGGCTCGGTCGTGCCTGGCTCATCGGACAGCCGGTGCCGGATGACGAGCGCGCCGCAATCGAGCGCCATATCCGGGAACTGGATCGGCTGGGTGACGATCTCCGCGTGCTTGACCGGGAGATTGCCGAGCGCGCGCTCGACGATGCGGCGATCAAACGGCTGCTCACAATCACTGGCGTCAATCTGGCGGTGGCGGCCGGGTTGATGGCGGCGATCGGCGACATCGGCCGTTTTTCCAGCCCGCAAAAGCTGGTGAGCTATTTCGGCCTGAACCCACGAGTGCGCCAGTCGGGGCTCGGCGCTGCCCATCACGGACGGATCAGCAAGGTCGGACGCAGCCATGCCCGCGCGATGCTGGTGGAAGCCGCCTGGGCGGCCGCCAAGACCCCGGGGCCGCTCCATGCGTTCTTTGTCCGCATCCGGGCCCGGCGCGGCCATCAGGTTGCCGCCGTCGCCGTGGCGCACAAGCTGACTGTGCTCGTCTGGCATATGTTGACGAAAGAGGCGGACTACCTCTGGGCGAGACCCAGTCTCGTTGCACACAAGATGCGCAGCATGGAGTTGCAGGCCGGCAAGCCGCAGAAGAAGGGCAACAGCCGCGGACCGACCTATGCCTACAATGTCAAGGATCTGCGGAACCAGGAGATGCGCATCGCCGAGCAGGCCCAGAAAGGATACGAACACTTCGTTGAGGCTTGGCGCCCGCGCCTGCCAAAGGAAAAGGCGCGCGGGCGCCTCAGTCCGGCAAGGCTCGAATAA